The DNA region ACTCTTTCATCATCATAGACTTTCCTAACGAGAGTCGTCTTGCCCAAACCACCCATGCCCACCACTGAGATTGCCTGCAGATTTGATTTTCCTTCTACTAGCCATCTGATGATCTGTTCTCTTGGTTCGCTGATGCCCACCAGTTCAGCTTCATCCATGAACAGAGCTGCTACATGTCGATCATGCAATATGTTTCTGGAAGCAGTAGAGTTTGTTGTTCTAAATTTGTACATCTTTCTTCTGTCTGAGATGCTGCGAACCCGTGATTTGATCTCCCGTATTTCAGTAGCCATCCTGTGCCAGGAACGCCAATGCTTGAGGTCATGTAGACTTCTTCTCAGCATGCCAAAGCATCGATCTTCTTGTGGTTGGCCAAAGTGAAGCGTGTAGTCTTCTAGGTGATCTTCAATGTCATATGCTATTTCTCTTAGTTGTCTCATGAAGGCCTTTGCGCCATCTTTGTCTTCACCGGCATCGGCTTCTCTGATAAACTCTGCAATACACTCAAGCTCATCTCTGATATCTTTGATAGCAGGCCTGAGCCCTCCGAGCAACTGTTGTTCTTGTACAATCCAGTAGttcaacttctgaagaacaaaTTGTAGAGCAGTTTCAgccattttttcttttcttcgttTCTCTCCTCTCTCAGATAAACCTTCTCGTTGGTCAAGTTGCAAAATTCTGCATGTATTTGGTACAGCTAAAATACAAACAAAATAAAGTTCAGACAGCTAAAATGCAAAATTCTGTAAGGTTGCTGCATGTTGCTGctgaaaatgaaaaacaatagAATCTATGTTGTTCGTATGCACAATTGAAGAAAGCAAAAGCAAATAGATATAACTGATTCTGtttagaagaaaaacaagaggttTAGACTTTCAACATGATTATGCTTTTTGCATCAGGCAGTGCAACACTCCACCATACACTGCAAGCGAAGATGCATTAGATTTAAGCACGGATTGAGAGCTTTAACTGCAACTCATGCAGTGTATTAGAGCAATTTCTCCAGAAATCTGCCTATTTAGTCTCTTCATTTGCTGCGCTgagattttatttcatttttaatcttttatttttGGATAAGACGTGTGTCATCAGTTTAACTCTGATAGGGTGTTTGACTGTGAGAAGCAGACCTTGGCTAATCATCTTAAGCTCAGACCCTTTGCTCAGTGTTGATATTTTGTGACATCGTTGCATATCAAGTTGAGCCGACAAAACTCTTCCAAACACTCAAATGTTAATTCACCCACCGTTTACTTATGATATTTTAAATTGACTACTGCTCGAAAAGATCATCAAAGGAAAAACTAAGTTGGGTATTAAGGCCTTATACATTAAATTAAGCTGCCATATCGTTTTCAGAATGAGATATTCCCCTCAATTCATCAGCCAAAACTGGCCACCATTGTCAGAACTGTGCTGGATCCTACATAGCAATGCAAATAGGCTCATGTCACTTGACAATGAACAGCCAGTTCATTCACCATTGGTTGCTTGAATATATAACTGTAATCTGAGTCAGTGTGATAAGATCATGATGCAAAAAGAGTaagttacttgttaaagacagTCCACCAAGCTTTTACTAAGAAGCTTCCTTGATTAACAATGTTAGGGCGAGGCCAACTATGACATCATTGAGCTTCAACAAGGGAGCTTAAAGAGATTAAAGATTAGTTTGCTTCTTGGAACTTTCTTGCATTTATGTATATCTTGGTCAATGTTGAGACAAAGGCATCCACCAATCATAAAAACACCACATTAACGGCCCCTAATGTCGGCCCTACGGATATGGAAGGAGGTACATGCAGATACACAGACGTCAGGCGCATGGTGGGTTAAACCCCAAgtcatcagttcctgagaatcgacctatGGTCATTACGTCATGCGCCCACCATCTGTGCTACACCCTGGGGGCTAACTCAAAGCTTTTATAGACTATAGTCTTCAGTTGAAGGGAAGTAAATTCTGGATAAGCTCTTGGCTTCTGAAACACATCCTTTTCATTAACCGCAGGTGAAGCATCATCGATCGAAATAGAGGAGAAACCAAAGGCAATTCAAGGGTTCTAAAGCATTTTGGATGAAGCATCAAATGCTTGCAACTCCTTTTACATGCACAAAAATTTCCTGTAAGTACAGACTTAGTGATATTAGTCATTTAGTTCCTGATTATGATTTTGAACTTCAAAATGACTAGTAAGTTATAGAGTGCTAGGTTCAACATGATCTCTACCAAATTGTTCATGATAATTATGTCTTTTAACTTATTTCTTTAGTTTTTCTTGAAGATAAATTAGTGTTTTATTATTGAAATTTATGCTGATCTACATAACCAAAGCACAAGATTGCATTTTGACCAGAAGGATATCAAAATTTCTGAAGAAGGCATCTACAGAGAGGGGAACTAGGCAAGGAGGGCCATGGCGGCCAGTGGCGCCCTACAATTTGCTCTTCAGAAGTTGGACTCTATATTGGTGCAAGAACAGCAGCTACTTCGAGGATTCAACACCCGCATCAAAGATATCAGGGATGAGCTCGAGAGCCTAAAGATATTCCTGAGAGGTGCTGATGCCGGAGACGACAAAGACGACATTAAAGCATGGATGAGGCAACTGAGAGACATAGCTTACGACATGGAAGATCTCCTGGAAGAATACACCTTTCACTTTGGCCAACCTCACCGCCACCGGTTATTGGGATTCCTGACTACATCCATTCAAAGCCTAAGGCACTTGTTCACTCGTCGGAAGATGAGCATCGCAATTCAAGACATCAAAACCCAACTTCGAAACATCTCGGAGAGAAGAAGCACGTACAAGTTCAACTCAAGCTTCAATGCCACCAAGAAGAGAGTGCACGACAGACATCTCGCAGCTCTTTTCATGGAGGAAGCCGAATTGGTGGGCATCAGGAAACCCAAAGAAGAAATTGTCGGACGGTTAGTGAAAGGAGGAGGATCGTCAAGCCTGACAGTGGTCTCGGTGGTGGGCATGGGCGGCTTAGGCAAGACAACCCTCGTCAGGAAAGTCTACGATGATGAACAAGTAAAAGGATGGTTCAACAGTCATGCTTGGATCACTGTCACTCCATCATTTACAGTCGAAGAGCTTCTCAAGAGCATCATAATCCAGTTCTATGAAGAAAGGCACGAGAAGCTCCCAGCGAGAATTCAAACAATGGAGTGCATCCAGCTGATCGATACACTGCGGCAGTTCCTGCAGGACAAGAGGTACATAGCCGTCTTAGATGATCTGTGGCATATAACTCCATGGGAGTGTCTCAAATATGCACTCCCTAACAGTGAGTGTGGTAGCAGAATCGTAGTAACGACGAGAAACAAGGATATTGGTCTCTCGTGCATCGAGTCATGTGGCTCTCTCTATGAACTCCAACCTCTGCCTCAACCAGAAGCATGGTTCCTCTTCTGCAAGAAGGCCTTCCGATCAGTCTCCGCCGGAGTCTGCCCGTCGGAGCTGCAGGACGTCGCTGAAGATATCGTGAAGGTTTGTGGAGGATTACCTTTGGCAATCGTGACGATTGCTGGCCTCTTGTCTAAAAAAGCTCATGTTTTGGAATGGAGAAAGCTGCGCGATAATCTTCATGCGGAGTTAGCCAACAATCCTAAGCTTGAAATCATCAAACAGATACTGCTGCTGAGCTACAATGATCTGCCGCACTTCCTCAAATCATGCATCTTGTACTTCAGTATCTTCCCCAAGGAGCACGCTGTCACGCGTATAACTCTGATCAGACTGTGGATTGCCGAAGGATTCATAGAGAGTGAAAGGGGAGAGACCATGGAGAGGATCGCCGGCGATTACCTCAACGATCTCATCGACCGGAGCATGGTCCAAGTGGCAGAGCGCTATGACTACGGAAGAGTCCGAAGCTGCCGAGTGCACGATCTCATCCACGAGGTTATCGTTCTCAAATCAGAGGAGGAAAACTTCAGCACGCTGATGATCACGAGGGACACAAAGCGCCACGGCAAGATTCGACGCTCGTCTACGCACGCCGCCGGTGAGCATTTGCTACAGAGCGACTTATCTCACTTGCGTGCCTTGTTCATGTTTAGAGAAAATGTACTCCCCATTCCTTCCGTGGTGAATCTCTTAAGCAGACTGAGATTGTTGAGGATCTTGGATTTGACTGGTGCACCGATCGAAAGCTTCCCCCTCGAATTCGGAAAGCTACCACATCTGAGGTAC from Zingiber officinale cultivar Zhangliang chromosome 4B, Zo_v1.1, whole genome shotgun sequence includes:
- the LOC121975743 gene encoding disease resistance protein RPM1-like; the protein is MAASGALQFALQKLDSILVQEQQLLRGFNTRIKDIRDELESLKIFLRGADAGDDKDDIKAWMRQLRDIAYDMEDLLEEYTFHFGQPHRHRLLGFLTTSIQSLRHLFTRRKMSIAIQDIKTQLRNISERRSTYKFNSSFNATKKRVHDRHLAALFMEEAELVGIRKPKEEIVGRLVKGGGSSSLTVVSVVGMGGLGKTTLVRKVYDDEQVKGWFNSHAWITVTPSFTVEELLKSIIIQFYEERHEKLPARIQTMECIQLIDTLRQFLQDKRYIAVLDDLWHITPWECLKYALPNSECGSRIVVTTRNKDIGLSCIESCGSLYELQPLPQPEAWFLFCKKAFRSVSAGVCPSELQDVAEDIVKVCGGLPLAIVTIAGLLSKKAHVLEWRKLRDNLHAELANNPKLEIIKQILLLSYNDLPHFLKSCILYFSIFPKEHAVTRITLIRLWIAEGFIESERGETMERIAGDYLNDLIDRSMVQVAERYDYGRVRSCRVHDLIHEVIVLKSEEENFSTLMITRDTKRHGKIRRSSTHAAGEHLLQSDLSHLRALFMFRENVLPIPSVVNLLSRLRLLRILDLTGAPIESFPLEFGKLPHLRYLSFRNTRISKLPKSLGQLKNLETLDLKETYVTELPKTILNLQNLRHLLAYHYYTSHRPPYYLADGVKLPHGIGKFRELQKLTYLEINQDSRIVRELGNLTQLKRLGLVKLRRVDGASLCKSIEKMEKLLSLSVTSVGMDEYLNLRSLTSPPPLLQRLYLRGPLQALPNWISSLKHLVRMRLRWSRLKEDSFGVLEELPSLVELTLIHAYDGANLRCQKGGFQKLKILDLERLNNLNHVVVDGSMPNLQKMYIRSCVQLQEVPQGIQQLVLLKEIHLFDMPEEFVQRLEGEDYALVSHVPIRRSYDSEKGVYKEL